The Halostella salina nucleotide sequence GACGCGGTCCGCGAGGTGGCCGCGGAGGCTCCGATCGACGTGTTCGCCGGCGTCGAGGCGAACGTCGACGCTGAGGGCAGGATCAGCGTCGCGGACGACGTGCTGGCCGACCTCGACATCGTCGTCGCCTCGCCACACAGCGCGCTCGACCAGCCCGAGGACGCGGCGACCGAGCGGCTGGTCGCCGCCGTCGAGCATCCCGAGGTCGACGTGCTGGGCCACCCGAGCGGCCGGAAGATCAACCGCCGGAGCGGCCTCGACTTCGACGCGACGGTCGTCGCCGAGGCGGCGGCCGCCGCGGGCACCGCGCTCGAAGTGAACGCGAACCCGGCTCGTCTCGACCTGCGGGACGACGCCGTCAGGACCGCCGTCGAGGCCGGCGCTCCGGTCGCGGTGAACACGGACGCTCACAGCCCTGCCGAGTTCGACCTGATCCGCTACGGCGTCCACACCGCCCGGCGCGGCTGGGCGGAGGCCGCCGACGTGGTCAACACCCGCGACGCCGACGGCCTCCGTGACTTTCTGGGCTAATGCGGCTCCTCCTCGACGCGATGTGTGGCGGCGTCCGGTCCCACCTCCGGATGTGTGGCTACGACGCCGCGTACGCGCTCGACCGCGGGGTCGAGGACGATGACGCCCTCCTGCGGATCGCCAGCGACGAGGACCGGACGCTGGTCACTCGCGATAGGAGCCTCGCCGGTCGCGCCGACGACGCGATCTCGCTCGGTTCGACCGACACCGACGAACAGCTACGGGCACTCGCCGCCGGACTGGACCTCTCGCTCGACGACGACCCATCGCGCTGTGGCGCGTGCAACGGGGCGCTCGAACCGACCGAGGTCGGGACCCCCGACTACGCGCCGGACCCGTCCGAGGAGTCGGTCTGGCGGTGCCGGGACTGCGGGCAGTGCTTCTGGACGGGCAGTCACTGGGACCGCGTCGCGGAGACGCTGGCGGCGGTCGAGGAATCGAGCGGCTAGTTGTTCGGCTCCCACTGGTCGCAGGCTTCCATGTCGTCCATGCGCTCGCCGTGGTAGCCACAGTAGGGCTGCATCCCGCGACCCGTCCGGACGTACTCGAAGTGCTCGCAGTTGCCGCAGTACGTGTCCGTCAGTTCCGTCGGCGACGGCCCGTCGTCCATCACTTCGCCGTCGTCCTGTCGACCGTCCAGCGGCGACGTGATGTCGCTGGCCGCCGAGCCGCCGTCGCTCGCCGGGCCGGGCGTTCCGCCCGATCCTCCGGTCGCCGGCTCGGCGACGGACCCGGACGCTCCGCCGGACGCCGTGGTCTCCCCGCGGCTGGACCCGGCGGATCTGCCCGTCTGGGTCGACCCCTTGTCGGGACGGTTCGTCTGCGTCTCCACCTCGCCGTCCGGCGTCTCGCCGAAGGTGCCGATGCTGCCGAACCCCTCGCCCAGTTCGGAGCGGTCGACCTCGATAACCTTCGTCTCGCCCTGTTTCGTCACCTCCATCCGGACGGTGCCGCCGGGGTCGTTGCGCCGCTTGAACGTAGCGATCCCGGCGAACAGGCAGCCGATGAGCGTGATCACGCCGAGGAAGTACACCGCGGTCACGACGAACGTCAGGTCGCGCCCGTACCCGGCCCAGTGGTCGGGGTACGCGTACCAGAACAGCGCGACGCCGAGCGCCGTGACGCTCGCGCCGATGGCCGCCGCCGCCCGGATCCGCGTCTCGGCGGGGAGCACGGTGAACACCCCGAGGACGACCGTCGGGAACCCGACGCCGCCGAGCACCCCGGCGACGAGCCGGCTCCCGAACCGGTCGACGCCCGCGGCGGCGAGCACGCCCGTCGTGGCGACCACCATGCCGACGACGGCCAGCGCCGCACCGACGAGGAACAGCCCCGTCCCGAGATACAGGCGGCGAACGCTCTGTACCTCCCCGACGTGCCCCTCGTACACCTCTTCGAGACTCGTCATGTCACCCCTTTGCGGGGCCTCACACAAAACACTACGTCAGACATCGGGCGGTCGGCGGCGAGGACCGCGGCCGCCGGCGGCAGGTCGCTCGCAAGCGAAAGGACTAATCGCGGCGCTTCCGAACGCCCGGGTATGGCTGACGACGACGAGGAAACCGAGGAAGCGCCCGCCGTCGAACTCGGCGAGGGCGAGTCCGTCGAGGGCGCGCCGATTGCCCGCGTCGCCTCGCGGCTGACCTGGCCGAAGGAGCGCAGCGAGATCGAACGCCAGGAGGGCGACGCGGTCATCCGGACGCCGGACGGCCCGACGACGCTCGCCGACGTGCTCCCCGAGACGGACACGACGTACTTCGACCGCCGGCAGGAGTTCGTCGACGAGGTCGAGGCCGTCGTCGGGACCGGCCCCGTCGCAACCGCAGACGAGTGACGTGAACGTCGACGCCGTCCGCCGCTACGCGGTCGACCTCTCCTGGGTGCAGAAGTCGCTGCTTTTCGGGGCGCTCGTCACCGCGGTCTGGATGTACGGCGTCGAACCGGGCCTCGACAACCGCGTGGTGTTCGACACGCTCGTGTTCATCGTCGGGCCGCTCGCGCTCGGCCTCTCCCACGGTCGGCGGATCGGCTGGCGCGTCGACCGGACCGCCCTCCGCAACACCGTTTTGCTCGCCGCCTTCGTCCTCCCCTTCTACCTCGTCGGGTCGTCGCTCCCGACGATCCGGGCGTTCTATCCGATCTGGGAGACCAGTACAGCGCCCGGGGAGTTCGTCCCGCACGCGATAAAGCTGTTCACGCTTGCTGTAGCTGCGGAGACCTACTATCGCGGCCTACTCTGTGTCGGCGTCAGCGAGATCGGGTTCAAGAGCGTGTTCATCAGCCCGGTGGTCTACGCCCTGCATCACTTCCACAAGCCGCCGATCGAGTTCGTCCTCTCGGGCCCGACGGACGTGCTGTTCGGCGCGGTCGACTACAAGAGCAACTCCATCCTCCCCTCCGTGGTCGCCCACGGCGCGGGCCTCGTCCTGCTGGACTGGCTCGTCCTCCACCCGCCGCTGTTGCCGCCGGAGACGGTCGTCCGGTGGCTCCGCTGGATCCCGCTTCCGCTGTGACCCGCGTCCGTTGTTCGCCGGTGAGATTTAGAGGTCGGCGTTACAACGTTCGGCCATGAGCCTGCCCATCGACCCGGCCGAGATCGACCCCGAGGAGTACGGCGAGGAGCAGACGACGCTGGAGATGGACCACGAGGCGGCCGTCGAACACGTCCGCGAGACGTTCACCGACGCCGGTTTCGGCATTCCGGTGGAGTTCTCGCCCTCGGAACTGCTCAACGAGAAGGTCGACGCCGACCGCGACCCCTACTACGTCCTCGGCGCGTGCAACCCCGAGATGGCCGACCGCGCGCTGGACGAGACGCCACGGATCGGCGGCCTGTTCCCCTGCAACGTGATCGTCTGGGAGGAAGAGCCGGGCGTCCAGCAGGTGTACCACGTCAGCATCATGCGGATCGCCCGCCTGCTTGGGATGGCTCCCGACAACGAGGCGTGGGCCGACATCGTCGCCGACACCGGCGAACTCGTCGACGAGGCGTTCGGAAACCTCTAACTCGCGGTTATTTCTCTTCGCCATCGGGGCGGGATAGGTCCTCGTTCGCCGGGCCGTCCAGCACCTCTCCCTCGTAGGTGAACCGGGACCCGTGACACGGGCAGTCCCAGGACTTTTCGCCGTCGTTCCACTCCAGCAGGCAGCCCATGTGCGGACAGACGGCCGACACGCGGTGGTCCTCGCCGTCGGCGTCGCGGTACGTCCCGACCACCCGGCCGCCGTCGCGCGACACCGTCGCGTCCCCGGGCGACAGCGTGACGACCCCCGTCAGCGGTTTTGTCGCCCAGTCCCCGACGAACTCACGGGCCACCTTTGCGTTCTCGGAGATGACCTCCCGCGCCGACGCCGCGGGGTCGAACCGCATCGGGTCGAACACCTCGGCCCAGGGGCTCTCGCCCTCGACGATCAGGTCCGAGAGGAGCATCCCGGCGACCGTCCCGCCGGTCATCCCCCAGCCGCCGAAGCCGGTGGCGATGTAGAGGTGCTCCGTTCCGGGGCCGAGACGCCCGACGAACGGCACGCGGTCCGCGGTGCGGTAGTCCTGGGTCGACCAGCGGTACGCGATCCCGTCGATGTCGAACCGCTTGCGGGCCTCGCTGGCGAGTTCGCGGTAGCGGTCCGCAGTGCTGCCGCCCTGACCGGTCTTGTGGTTCTGCCCGCCGACGAACACGAACTCCCCGTCGTCGCCGGCATGGGTCCGGACCGAGAAGTACGGTTCCTCGTCGCGGTAGTACATCCCCTCCGGCGGGGTCCCGTTCAGGCGGGCCGCCAGCACGTACGACCGCTTCGGGTACTGGCGGGCGAAGTACCCTGCCCTGTCGAACGCGGGGAAGTGCGTGGCGACCACCACGTCGTCCGCGCGGACCGTACCGCGCTCCGTCTCGACGCGGCACGGATCGCCGTCCGACACGTCCGTGACGCGGGTGTGTTCAAACACGTCGCTCCCGTCGCCCGGCAGGTCCTCCACGAGTTCGAGCAGGTACTTCCGCGGGTGAAACTGCGCCTGGTCATCGAAGCGGACCGCGCACTCGACGTCGTACGGCAGCGGCGTCGCCTCGACGAACTCGGCCGGGAGGCCGGCGCGTCTCGCCGCCACCGCCTCCCTGCGAACGTCCCGGCGCTTCCCGTCGTCGGCAACGTACGTGTACGCCGGCCGCCGCTGGAAGTCACAGTCGATGGTCCTGTTCTCGACGCGAGTCGCGATCTCCTCGATCGCCGCCTCGTTCGCCTCGGCGTACAGTCGGGCCGTTTTGGTGTCGAATGCGGTGCGCAGGTGGTCGTAGATCAGCCCGTGCTGGGAGGTGACCTTCGCCGTCGTGTGGCCGGTGACGGCCTCGACGACGCGGTCGGCTTCGAGCAGCGCGACCGACTGCCCGGCCTCCTGTAGCTGCGTCGCCGTCGTGATGCCGGCGATGCCGCCACCGACGACGGCGACATCCGCCCGCAGGTCGCCATCGAGCGGGTCGAACTCGGTCGCCGGCGTCGTGTCGAGCCAGCGGGATCGCGGCGCTCCCGGGAGTGATTCGACCGTCGCGGCGTCCTCGTTCGTGTCCATGGAAGTCCCGGAGACGACTGGCGCGCCTCCCACGGTGGTCGACGCCGACGCGGAAAAGCGTCGACCTCAGAAGTCCGACAGCGTCGCCTGCAACCCCGCCACCATCTCCGATTTGCGGCGGAGCGCGCCGAGCGAGACGGGTAGTTGCTCGGCGACGGCGGACACTGCCGCGTGGAACGTCTCGGCCTCGCCGCGCTCGCCGTCGAACGCGTTGCGGATGCTCTCGCGGATCTGCCAGACGCCCACCGGTGCCCAGTAGTCGTCGGACACCTCGCGGAGCACGAGACATTTCGCCTGGCGGCCGATCGACTCCAGGTGTTCGAGGACGCCGAGCCGCGAGGCGTAGTACGCGCCGGCGGTCTCGTCCACGTAGCCGGTCCGACCCTCGAACCCCTCCGCGGCGCTGGCCATCCACACGTCGCCCTCGGGGTCGGGGTTCCAGATGCTGCCCGGCGCTTTCATCTCGACGAGTTCGAACTCCCACTGCCCCGGCGCGAGGACGACCCAGTAGCGGTTCCCCATGTACTCGTTCTCCCAGACCTGTGGCGTGTCGATGCTCGGCGCGTTGCGGATCCGTCCCCGGAGGTACTGGCCGACGGTGTCGTCGACGGCGGTGATGGACCAGCGCGTCGGGACGAGCCGCCGGTTCTCCCCGCGGCCGAGCGCGCCGGCCGAGAGGATCGTGTTGATCTCGTACACGTCGAACCCGCGGCGGTAGAGGTAGGTCATCGCGCCCTGTGCCTGCCAGTCGTCGTCCTCCAGCGTCTTTTCGACGGCGCGGGGGACGTGGGGGTTCTCGGTGAGATCGACCGACTCGGCGCTGGCGTTCGGCCCGGTCGGCGTGGCCACGCCCTCGCCTACGTCGAAGTCGATCTCCGGGCGGTCGTCCAGCCCGATCTCCACGTCGACCGGGCGGTCCGCGATGGCGACCTCGCGCTGGGTGCCGACGAAGCCGTCCCACACGTCGTTTACGTCGACGCTGGAGCGGCGGCGGGAGTTGAGCAGGTTGGTGCGCCGCTGGAACACGTCGTCGATGCCGTAGCGCTGGCTGTACCAGTCCGCGTCGGTGACGAACTCCTCGGCCTCGGTCTCGTGGCCGACCGGGGAGAGCAGGCCGGTCGAGACGCTCGGGTAGTTCGATCGACCGACGAAGATGGAGGGCGCGGTGCTCCCGAACAGCGCGTCGCCCTGCACCGTCTCCTCGAACCGGGACTCGAACCCCTCCAGATAGTCCGTGATCTCGTAGGACTTCTCCTCGGCGAGCCGACGCCTCCGGGCGTCCTCGTCGGGTTCGAGGTCCTCGATGAACTCGTCGAGCCGCATTCGTCGGCGGTAGGGGAGCCGCGGCTATGAACCTTGCGAGCAGGCGGCGCTGTCGGAGCACGGGGCGGACACGCCGCACAATCGCGAACCGCCCCGCGGTAGCGGTCAGGTCACAGCGGCCCTGGCCGCGCTATCACACCTAAAGGCTCGGACCGGCCAAGCGGGAACGCGAGCTGGAATTCGCGTCGGCAGTCGCTCGGGAACTGAAGAAACCGTGAGGGAAGGGGCGTTAGCTGTGGATGCCCATCGCTTCGATCTGCTCCTGATACCGGTTGCGGATGGTGACTTCGGTCACCTGCGCCACGTCGGCGACCTCGCGCTGGGTCTTCTTCTCGTTACACAGCAGCGACGCGGCGTAGATCGCGGCGGCGGCGTAGCCGGTCGGGGACTTGCCCGACAGCAGTCCCTCCTCGGCGGTCGTCTCGATGATCTCGTTTGCCTTGGTCTGGACTTCCTCGCTGAGTTCGAGTTCGGAACAGAACCGGGGAACGTACTTCTTGGGGTCGACGGGTTTCATCTCCAGGCCGAGTTCCTGGGAGATGTAACGATACGTGCGGCCGATCTCCTTTCGCTCGACGCGGGATACCTCGGAGATCTCCTCCAGGCTTCGGGGGATGCCCTCCTTTCGGCAGGCGGCGTAGAGGGCGCTGGTGGCGACGCCCTCGATGGAGCGTCCACGGATCAGGTCCTCCTTGAGCGCGCGCCGGTAGATGACGCTTGCGACCTCCCGGACCGAGCGCGGCACACCGAGGGCGCTCGCCATCCGGTCGATCTCGCTCAGGGCGAACTGCAGGTTCCGCTCGCCGGCGTCCTTCGTTCGAATGCGCTCCTGCCACTTTCGCAGCCGGTGCATCTGGCTGCGTTTCTTCGAGGAGATAGAGCGTCCGTAGGCGTCCTTGTCCTTCCAGTCGATGGTCGTCGTCAGTCCCTTGTCGTGCATCGTCTGGGTCGTCGGCGCGCCGACGCGGGACTTCTCCTGTCGCTCCTGGTGGTTGAACGCCCGCCACTCCGGACCCGGATCGATCTTCTCCTCCTCGACGACGAGGCCGCAGTCCTCGCAGACGAGTTCTCCCCTGTCGGAGCTCTTGACGAGGTTCTCGGACTCGCATTCGGGGCATTCCCGTACCCCCTCTTGCTCCTCGGACTCCTCCGTCTCAAGCTCGCGCTCCCGCTGGCGGGTGGACCGTGTCATCGCACTTTTATAGTAGTAAGACCAATCAACTTAAACCCTCGGTAAGAATCTTATGGTCGTCGCGAGGTCAGAAACGTGAGCGCGGCGGCGATCGCACGACGACAGGGTGTTCCCGGGGCGATCCGCCGGCCGGACCGCAACGGTTAAATTCGAGATCGCTTCACCTACGCTCAATGCCGGTCATCGAGTGTGACGTGGCGGCCGCGCGGGAAAAACTGCTCGACGCGGGTGCCGACGTCGAGGCGGGAAACACCGATCACGAGCGCTGGCGGGCCTCTCGCGGCGATGCGACGGCGGTCGCGTACGACGAGAAGGTCGTCGTGCAGGGGTCTGAGCCGAGCGACATCGAGGCGGTGCTGCGCGAGGGCGGCGGTCGCGCGCACCTGTACTCGGACGGTGCGAGCCGCGGGAACCCCGGACCGGCCGCGGTGGGGTGGGTCATCGTCACGAGCGACGGTATCGTCGCGGAGGGGAGCGAGCGGATCGGCGAGACGACGAACAACCGCGCGGAGTACGAGGGACTGATCCGCGCGCTGGAGGCGGCCCGGGACTACGGGTACGACGTAGTCGACGTGCGTATCGACGCCGAACTCGTCGTCAAGCAGGTCCGCGGCGAGTGGGACACGAACGACCCCGACCTCCGCGAGCGCCGGGTGACCGTCCGGGAACTGCTTGCCGGCTTCGACGACTGGTCGCTCCAGCACGTTCCGCGGGAGGTAAACGAGCGGGCCGACGAACTGGCCAACGAGGCGCTCGACGATGCCTGACCTCCCCGACGACGTGGCCGAGGCGGCCGAACGGCTGACGCGACTCGCACGCGAGGCGGTCGACGAGAGCGAAGCGGACGCGTACCGCCGCGACCGCGACCGACGACTCGCCGACCACGGGTTCCGCGCCCGGGTCCGCGAGGAGGACGCCCGCGACGTACTCGTGCTTCACCCCGACGAGTGGGTCGAGGACGGCACCATCCGCCCCGACAGGGTCGAGGACACCGACCGCGCCGAGGAGATACCGCTGGACGGCCCCGGTGACCCGGACGACTGGGAATCGGTCGAGGAACACAACGCCGACCTCGTCGCGCGCGTCCGCGAGGACCACGGCGACGTCCACGCCGAGAACGTCCGCGCGTTCGCGGACTTCATGAGCAACCACTACGCGCGGCCGCTCGACTCGGCGACGGGCGACGAGATACGGGAGTTCCTCCACGAGTACTACCCGCGAAACGCCTGGCCGAGTGACGAACAGCGGGCCGTCGTGGAGCGGTCGCTCCGCTACGCGTTCGACGCCGCGGAAAAACGGGTGCCCGGTTTCTAAAGCTGGTCGTCGACGAGGTCGCGGACCGTCTCCGCGCGCTCGTCGTCGGTGACGACCTTCGACAGCGTCCAGCCGAGCTGGTCGAGGACGGCCTCGTGGCCGTCGTCGGTCAGCTCGTACTGGTTGGTTCGCTTGTCGAGTTCGCTCTTCTCGACGAGCCCCATCTCGACGAGTTC carries:
- a CDS encoding Mut7-C RNAse domain-containing protein, with protein sequence MRLLLDAMCGGVRSHLRMCGYDAAYALDRGVEDDDALLRIASDEDRTLVTRDRSLAGRADDAISLGSTDTDEQLRALAAGLDLSLDDDPSRCGACNGALEPTEVGTPDYAPDPSEESVWRCRDCGQCFWTGSHWDRVAETLAAVEESSG
- a CDS encoding DUF7139 domain-containing protein; this encodes MTSLEEVYEGHVGEVQSVRRLYLGTGLFLVGAALAVVGMVVATTGVLAAAGVDRFGSRLVAGVLGGVGFPTVVLGVFTVLPAETRIRAAAAIGASVTALGVALFWYAYPDHWAGYGRDLTFVVTAVYFLGVITLIGCLFAGIATFKRRNDPGGTVRMEVTKQGETKVIEVDRSELGEGFGSIGTFGETPDGEVETQTNRPDKGSTQTGRSAGSSRGETTASGGASGSVAEPATGGSGGTPGPASDGGSAASDITSPLDGRQDDGEVMDDGPSPTELTDTYCGNCEHFEYVRTGRGMQPYCGYHGERMDDMEACDQWEPNN
- a CDS encoding DUF5789 family protein; translation: MADDDEETEEAPAVELGEGESVEGAPIARVASRLTWPKERSEIERQEGDAVIRTPDGPTTLADVLPETDTTYFDRRQEFVDEVEAVVGTGPVATADE
- a CDS encoding CPBP family intramembrane glutamic endopeptidase, translating into MYGVEPGLDNRVVFDTLVFIVGPLALGLSHGRRIGWRVDRTALRNTVLLAAFVLPFYLVGSSLPTIRAFYPIWETSTAPGEFVPHAIKLFTLAVAAETYYRGLLCVGVSEIGFKSVFISPVVYALHHFHKPPIEFVLSGPTDVLFGAVDYKSNSILPSVVAHGAGLVLLDWLVLHPPLLPPETVVRWLRWIPLPL
- a CDS encoding DUF302 domain-containing protein, which codes for MSLPIDPAEIDPEEYGEEQTTLEMDHEAAVEHVRETFTDAGFGIPVEFSPSELLNEKVDADRDPYYVLGACNPEMADRALDETPRIGGLFPCNVIVWEEEPGVQQVYHVSIMRIARLLGMAPDNEAWADIVADTGELVDEAFGNL
- a CDS encoding FAD-dependent oxidoreductase, coding for MDTNEDAATVESLPGAPRSRWLDTTPATEFDPLDGDLRADVAVVGGGIAGITTATQLQEAGQSVALLEADRVVEAVTGHTTAKVTSQHGLIYDHLRTAFDTKTARLYAEANEAAIEEIATRVENRTIDCDFQRRPAYTYVADDGKRRDVRREAVAARRAGLPAEFVEATPLPYDVECAVRFDDQAQFHPRKYLLELVEDLPGDGSDVFEHTRVTDVSDGDPCRVETERGTVRADDVVVATHFPAFDRAGYFARQYPKRSYVLAARLNGTPPEGMYYRDEEPYFSVRTHAGDDGEFVFVGGQNHKTGQGGSTADRYRELASEARKRFDIDGIAYRWSTQDYRTADRVPFVGRLGPGTEHLYIATGFGGWGMTGGTVAGMLLSDLIVEGESPWAEVFDPMRFDPAASAREVISENAKVAREFVGDWATKPLTGVVTLSPGDATVSRDGGRVVGTYRDADGEDHRVSAVCPHMGCLLEWNDGEKSWDCPCHGSRFTYEGEVLDGPANEDLSRPDGEEK
- the nreA gene encoding DNA repair protein NreA produces the protein MRLDEFIEDLEPDEDARRRRLAEEKSYEITDYLEGFESRFEETVQGDALFGSTAPSIFVGRSNYPSVSTGLLSPVGHETEAEEFVTDADWYSQRYGIDDVFQRRTNLLNSRRRSSVDVNDVWDGFVGTQREVAIADRPVDVEIGLDDRPEIDFDVGEGVATPTGPNASAESVDLTENPHVPRAVEKTLEDDDWQAQGAMTYLYRRGFDVYEINTILSAGALGRGENRRLVPTRWSITAVDDTVGQYLRGRIRNAPSIDTPQVWENEYMGNRYWVVLAPGQWEFELVEMKAPGSIWNPDPEGDVWMASAAEGFEGRTGYVDETAGAYYASRLGVLEHLESIGRQAKCLVLREVSDDYWAPVGVWQIRESIRNAFDGERGEAETFHAAVSAVAEQLPVSLGALRRKSEMVAGLQATLSDF
- a CDS encoding transcription initiation factor IIB, which translates into the protein MTRSTRQRERELETEESEEQEGVRECPECESENLVKSSDRGELVCEDCGLVVEEEKIDPGPEWRAFNHQERQEKSRVGAPTTQTMHDKGLTTTIDWKDKDAYGRSISSKKRSQMHRLRKWQERIRTKDAGERNLQFALSEIDRMASALGVPRSVREVASVIYRRALKEDLIRGRSIEGVATSALYAACRKEGIPRSLEEISEVSRVERKEIGRTYRYISQELGLEMKPVDPKKYVPRFCSELELSEEVQTKANEIIETTAEEGLLSGKSPTGYAAAAIYAASLLCNEKKTQREVADVAQVTEVTIRNRYQEQIEAMGIHS
- the rnhA gene encoding ribonuclease HI, producing MPVIECDVAAAREKLLDAGADVEAGNTDHERWRASRGDATAVAYDEKVVVQGSEPSDIEAVLREGGGRAHLYSDGASRGNPGPAAVGWVIVTSDGIVAEGSERIGETTNNRAEYEGLIRALEAARDYGYDVVDVRIDAELVVKQVRGEWDTNDPDLRERRVTVRELLAGFDDWSLQHVPREVNERADELANEALDDA
- a CDS encoding DUF7108 family protein translates to MPDLPDDVAEAAERLTRLAREAVDESEADAYRRDRDRRLADHGFRARVREEDARDVLVLHPDEWVEDGTIRPDRVEDTDRAEEIPLDGPGDPDDWESVEEHNADLVARVREDHGDVHAENVRAFADFMSNHYARPLDSATGDEIREFLHEYYPRNAWPSDEQRAVVERSLRYAFDAAEKRVPGF
- a CDS encoding PadR family transcriptional regulator, producing the protein MSEAQTVSGDPGIVRDLTAFQQNILVILAEESRYGLAIKRELEAYYGDEVNHGRLYPNLDELVEMGLVEKSELDKRTNQYELTDDGHEAVLDQLGWTLSKVVTDDERAETVRDLVDDQL